One genomic segment of Planctomycetia bacterium includes these proteins:
- a CDS encoding sugar nucleotide-binding protein: MQPTTLDRDAPHDRVLVVGATGTVGRRLAACFRQTHAMVAATSRRANADGEFLPFDLRTADVGSLRLPESRYSFGVVSAGITKADECEQFPQATRAVNVDGTITLLERLLAADVVPVFLSSDYVFDGTTHASETHSYYDETSAVCPINEYGRQKVEVERFLTACGRPHLTVRLARVVTEAVGGGCILDEACSRLLAGCEYRAAIDQCFSMIYVDDVARLIDAAIAHRMRGLIHAAAPPATSRYELIRQVAAALQIDDAQVSPCRLEQIAGAAKRPLRTVLRSWRATNELRFAFTDPNEVLLQICAAHRARALPAKSLKSIY; encoded by the coding sequence ATGCAACCAACCACTCTCGATCGCGATGCGCCGCACGATCGCGTCTTAGTGGTCGGAGCAACGGGCACGGTCGGGCGGCGCCTCGCCGCCTGTTTTCGGCAGACGCACGCAATGGTTGCGGCCACGAGTCGCCGTGCGAATGCCGACGGCGAATTCCTGCCGTTCGATTTACGAACGGCGGACGTCGGCTCGTTGCGATTGCCGGAGTCGCGGTATTCGTTCGGGGTCGTGTCGGCCGGCATCACGAAGGCCGACGAATGCGAGCAATTTCCGCAGGCCACGAGGGCGGTAAACGTCGACGGCACGATCACGCTGCTCGAGCGCCTTTTGGCCGCCGACGTCGTGCCGGTGTTCTTGTCGTCCGATTATGTTTTCGACGGCACGACCCACGCGTCCGAGACCCACAGCTACTACGACGAGACATCGGCCGTGTGCCCGATCAATGAATACGGCCGGCAAAAGGTGGAAGTCGAAAGGTTTCTGACGGCGTGCGGCCGACCCCATCTTACGGTGCGGCTAGCGCGCGTCGTCACCGAGGCGGTCGGCGGCGGCTGCATTCTCGACGAAGCCTGCTCGCGACTCCTGGCGGGTTGCGAATACCGCGCCGCGATCGACCAATGCTTTAGCATGATCTACGTCGACGACGTCGCTCGGCTGATCGACGCGGCCATCGCGCATAGAATGCGCGGACTGATTCATGCGGCCGCCCCTCCGGCAACATCTCGCTATGAATTGATCCGCCAAGTCGCCGCAGCGCTACAGATCGACGACGCGCAAGTCTCCCCGTGTCGCCTTGAGCAAATCGCGGGTGCAGCGAAACGCCCCCTACGAACGGTCCTTCGATCCTGGCGAGCCACCAACGAACTGCGGTTCGCATTTACCGATCCGAACGAAGTGCTACTGCAAATCTGCGCCGCGCATCGTGCCCGAGCGTTGCCGGCGAAATCATTGAAGTCCATTTATTAG